A stretch of Longibacter salinarum DNA encodes these proteins:
- a CDS encoding c-type cytochrome codes for MPTLDFSWTHTGLLAAVAILVTAIGMTPNGPVTTEQPIGPREISSNRFVHVVNVAVLPPKTGRELYMDACAACHGADGTGVPQSQVGFDVPLPDFTSCTFATREPDADWIAVAHQGGPVRGFSPMMPAFGDALTRVELAKIMTYIRSMCDDGDWPRGELNLPRPLVTEKAYPEDEAVFSTSIDVENEGAVVNEIVYESRFGARNQLEVVIPFGYRERPDGNWTGGHLGDIAVGVKRALFHSLDSGSILSVTGEVLFPTGADDLGFGSGTTVFEPFVSYGQLLPAGSFFHAQGGSELPLDQDKAENEAFFRGALGKSFSIQPWGRTWSPMVEVLGSRALESGAETHWDIAPQVQVTLNTRQHVRLNVGAQIPLDDAGRDTRIAVYLLWDWFDGGFFEGW; via the coding sequence ATGCCGACGCTCGACTTTTCCTGGACGCATACCGGGCTCTTGGCCGCTGTGGCGATTCTGGTCACGGCGATCGGAATGACGCCGAACGGACCCGTGACCACCGAACAACCAATCGGTCCACGGGAAATCTCTTCGAACCGCTTCGTGCACGTCGTCAATGTGGCCGTTCTGCCACCGAAGACGGGACGCGAACTGTACATGGACGCCTGTGCTGCGTGCCATGGAGCCGACGGCACCGGAGTGCCCCAGAGTCAAGTTGGGTTTGACGTTCCCCTGCCCGACTTCACGAGTTGCACCTTCGCCACACGCGAACCCGATGCCGACTGGATCGCTGTCGCCCACCAGGGCGGTCCCGTGCGGGGATTCTCACCGATGATGCCTGCTTTCGGCGACGCCCTCACGAGGGTGGAGCTTGCAAAAATCATGACCTACATCCGGTCGATGTGTGATGATGGCGACTGGCCTCGAGGTGAGCTGAACCTCCCCCGTCCGCTCGTAACGGAAAAGGCCTATCCCGAGGATGAAGCCGTTTTCTCGACGAGCATCGACGTGGAGAACGAGGGAGCCGTCGTGAACGAGATTGTCTACGAGTCTCGATTTGGGGCGCGCAATCAGCTTGAGGTGGTGATTCCCTTCGGCTACCGAGAACGGCCCGACGGCAACTGGACCGGCGGGCATCTTGGCGACATTGCCGTGGGCGTCAAGCGGGCGCTCTTTCACAGCCTCGACAGCGGCTCCATCCTGAGTGTCACCGGGGAGGTTCTCTTTCCCACCGGCGCCGATGACCTGGGATTCGGCTCTGGCACGACGGTCTTCGAGCCGTTCGTGTCCTACGGCCAGCTCCTCCCCGCCGGCAGCTTCTTCCACGCCCAAGGCGGGTCCGAACTGCCGCTCGACCAGGACAAAGCCGAGAACGAAGCGTTCTTCCGTGGCGCTCTCGGGAAAAGCTTTTCTATCCAACCGTGGGGACGCACGTGGTCGCCCATGGTCGAGGTGCTGGGATCAAGAGCCCTCGAGTCTGGCGCCGAGACACACTGGGACATCGCCCCACAGGTGCAGGTCACCCTCAACACGCGGCAGCACGTGAGGCTGAACGTGGGTGCCCAGATTCCGCTGGACGACGCCGGTCGCGATACGCGAATAGCGGTCTACCTGCTCTGGGACTGGTTCGACGGTGGCTTCTTCGAGGGCTGGTAG
- a CDS encoding glycosyltransferase has translation MSDGIEIDKTVSARDARPTAQLDDYADLLGRRHIDRIYRKAADLSHLHVAHVSSTFYGGGVAELLDGLSLLMNHVGITTGWRVIQGAPDFFSITKKMHNALQGGSINLTDLKKQHYEDIVYKNALRNHLDHHNMVVVHDPQPLPLVQHYHRKGPWIWQCHVDLTAPNVELWAYLRSFIEQYDGVVVSLDEYQQPLETPQRTIPPAIDPFSIKNKELSTQEVNERLAHYDIPTDLPLVVQVSRFDRWKDPEGVIEAFKLATKEIDATLVLLGNVATDDPEGKEVYESLLDEQGERIYILSVEDTALVNALQRRAAVVLQKSLREGFGLTVTEAMWKGSAVIGGNVGGIRRQIEDGKTGFLVDSVEEAAERIVQLVRDPDLRERLGQAARTTVRDRFLLPHMLERYLDLFAGFETLYRLRD, from the coding sequence ATGTCTGACGGTATAGAGATCGACAAAACCGTGTCCGCCCGAGACGCGCGTCCGACGGCGCAGCTCGACGATTATGCAGACCTTCTCGGTCGACGCCATATCGACCGTATCTACAGGAAGGCGGCCGACCTTTCCCATCTTCACGTCGCACACGTGAGTTCTACCTTTTATGGGGGCGGGGTCGCGGAGCTACTCGATGGGCTGTCGCTCCTCATGAACCATGTCGGCATCACGACCGGCTGGCGTGTGATTCAGGGGGCGCCCGATTTTTTCAGCATCACGAAGAAGATGCACAACGCTCTCCAGGGCGGATCCATCAACCTCACCGACCTGAAGAAGCAGCACTACGAGGACATCGTCTACAAGAATGCGCTGCGGAATCACCTCGACCATCACAACATGGTGGTCGTGCACGACCCGCAGCCCCTTCCGCTCGTCCAGCATTATCATCGGAAGGGGCCGTGGATCTGGCAGTGTCATGTCGACCTCACGGCACCGAACGTGGAGCTCTGGGCATACCTGAGGTCGTTCATCGAGCAGTACGACGGGGTAGTGGTGAGCCTGGACGAGTACCAGCAGCCCCTTGAAACGCCACAGCGGACGATTCCGCCGGCCATCGACCCGTTCTCGATCAAGAACAAAGAGCTGAGTACCCAGGAGGTGAACGAGCGGCTCGCCCACTACGACATCCCGACGGATCTCCCGCTCGTCGTTCAGGTATCGCGTTTCGATCGGTGGAAGGACCCGGAGGGCGTGATCGAGGCCTTCAAGCTCGCTACGAAGGAGATCGATGCGACGCTGGTTCTGCTGGGCAACGTGGCGACCGACGATCCGGAAGGGAAGGAGGTATACGAGTCTCTTCTGGACGAGCAGGGCGAGCGGATCTACATTCTGAGCGTGGAGGATACGGCGCTCGTCAACGCGCTACAGCGGCGCGCGGCGGTGGTCCTTCAGAAGTCCCTCCGCGAGGGGTTCGGGCTGACCGTGACGGAGGCCATGTGGAAGGGGAGTGCTGTGATCGGTGGGAACGTCGGAGGGATTCGACGTCAGATTGAGGATGGCAAGACCGGGTTTTTGGTCGACTCGGTCGAGGAGGCGGCGGAACGCATCGTTCAACTCGTCAGGGACCCGGATTTGCGGGAGCGGCTCGGGCAGGCGGCCCGCACGACGGTCCGTGACAGATTCCTTTTGCCGCACATGCTGGAACGGTACCTCGACCTGTTCGCCGGCTTCGAGACGCTGTATCGGCTGCGAGATTAA
- a CDS encoding type II toxin-antitoxin system RelE/ParE family toxin: MRVHWTNTAIDHLLSIYEYVAHDSEVYADRLMDRLTRRSQQVGTFPRSGRQVPEYEAPDVREVIEGSYRVIYRIKEEQIDVLAVMHSAQKLPPELGE; this comes from the coding sequence TTGAGGGTTCACTGGACGAACACGGCCATCGATCACCTCTTGTCGATCTACGAGTACGTGGCCCACGACTCGGAAGTCTACGCCGACCGGTTGATGGACCGGTTGACCCGGCGATCGCAGCAGGTTGGCACGTTTCCTAGGTCGGGGCGGCAGGTGCCGGAGTACGAGGCGCCAGACGTACGCGAAGTAATCGAAGGCTCGTATCGGGTCATCTACCGCATCAAGGAAGAGCAAATCGACGTACTTGCGGTAATGCACAGCGCGCAAAAATTGCCGCCCGAATTAGGCGAGTAG
- a CDS encoding DNA-binding protein, which produces MKKLTLQLSDDTAQRLEVLAEKLGVSPEEIVQAGLAEQLSSLDREYEQAAARVLQKNEELYRRLS; this is translated from the coding sequence ATGAAGAAACTCACTCTCCAACTCTCCGACGACACGGCCCAGCGCCTTGAAGTTCTTGCCGAGAAGCTCGGCGTCTCTCCAGAAGAGATTGTCCAGGCGGGTCTCGCGGAGCAGCTCTCCAGTCTAGATCGTGAGTATGAACAGGCGGCTGCCCGCGTGCTTCAGAAGAACGAAGAGCTTTATCGTCGTTTGTCCTAG
- a CDS encoding type II toxin-antitoxin system death-on-curing family toxin, with protein sequence MIRQSGGSEGVRDQGGVLSAVAQPKMTFEGEELYPSMIEKAAVLAVSLTRNHRLVDGNKRVAHAAMEVFLLLNGREVKASVDEQEELMLGLAAGNLDREEVVEWLSDHVVRRQGTV encoded by the coding sequence GTGATTCGGCAGTCGGGCGGGAGCGAAGGTGTTCGTGATCAAGGCGGAGTACTTTCGGCGGTCGCGCAGCCCAAGATGACATTCGAAGGCGAAGAGCTTTATCCATCCATGATAGAGAAAGCGGCCGTCTTGGCAGTATCGCTCACCCGAAACCATCGACTTGTCGATGGCAACAAGCGAGTCGCGCATGCAGCAATGGAGGTGTTTCTGTTATTGAATGGCCGAGAGGTTAAGGCGAGCGTCGATGAGCAAGAGGAATTGATGCTAGGACTCGCAGCAGGGAATCTCGATAGGGAAGAGGTGGTCGAGTGGCTCTCAGATCATGTCGTACGGCGGCAGGGAACGGTGTAG
- a CDS encoding inorganic diphosphatase, with translation MCVHCDDPMYDDYHSVNDLPDYELREIEWFFEDYQDVMHLDVDVEGFLGTDKAHESIQMCRERYRDEFPNGLSST, from the coding sequence ATCTGTGTCCACTGCGACGACCCGATGTATGACGACTATCATAGCGTCAACGACCTCCCCGACTACGAACTTCGAGAGATCGAGTGGTTCTTTGAGGACTACCAGGACGTGATGCACCTGGATGTAGATGTCGAAGGATTTCTCGGGACGGACAAGGCCCACGAAAGCATCCAGATGTGTCGGGAGCGCTACAGGGACGAATTCCCCAACGGCTTGTCGTCCACATGA
- a CDS encoding trypsin-like serine protease → MTLHPLIVLGLVMLISYPASLKAQSAVPSETVLPYLNADELRPSERAHGLGLEPRQIGITRRVNRSPALDEWTSTGNLPLRTWRHRVVAPGAVGLSLFFDRFQLPPGATLTIGEPEKTDLYGPYTAEDATEASHATPIVWNDTLVVEVRVPADASETVTLRIRDVVHAFDRLRSVTGAKSGACNIDVACSEADPYRDQVRSVATYTYIENSGQFVCTGALVNNSAYDARPFFLTAEHCISTPNTAVTAVFYWNYENSTCRTPGSTESGNESDDSRQEETSSGAIMRARAGNVHSLGTIFDGPDLVLLELDDPADLSTFGVYYSGWDASGDPPQQAVSIHHPRGDAKRISFDLDPLQRTAYFGSTEDASGTHWKVGAWDLGTTEVGSSGSPLFGENKRIVGVLSGGDAACAAEGGADDNNEPDWYGALAAGFDETSFGHMTFREWLDPLGTGTLTLDGEYLDQIPVELISLTATGGTNAVTVEWETASETQITGFRIVLTGDAPSHRHTSEIITARGAPNARASYRHTISNLAPGPYHVRLAEITVDGAEKTIGTTQATVGMTERVALTLPSPHPIRSHGRVYLTVRSAQSVQVDLFDVLGRRVARLHDGPIARLRPLSIELDASELGAGTYLLRAHGERGSATQRVVILP, encoded by the coding sequence ATGACGCTCCACCCCCTGATTGTGCTCGGTCTGGTGATGCTCATCAGCTATCCGGCATCCCTTAAAGCTCAATCCGCCGTTCCTTCGGAAACCGTCCTGCCGTACCTGAACGCCGACGAGCTTCGTCCTTCTGAACGCGCACACGGTCTGGGACTCGAACCAAGGCAGATTGGCATCACCCGGCGGGTCAACCGTTCGCCGGCGCTGGACGAGTGGACATCCACCGGGAATCTCCCTCTGCGCACCTGGCGACATCGCGTTGTCGCACCGGGTGCCGTCGGGCTCTCCCTGTTCTTCGACCGCTTCCAGCTTCCGCCAGGCGCAACGCTGACCATTGGTGAACCGGAGAAAACCGACCTCTACGGTCCGTATACAGCCGAAGACGCAACGGAGGCCTCCCACGCAACGCCGATCGTCTGGAACGACACGCTTGTGGTGGAGGTGCGTGTGCCAGCGGATGCCTCTGAGACCGTCACGCTCCGGATCCGTGATGTCGTCCACGCCTTCGACCGTCTTCGATCCGTCACCGGAGCTAAATCCGGCGCGTGCAACATTGACGTGGCGTGCTCTGAGGCCGACCCCTACCGCGACCAGGTTCGATCCGTTGCCACGTACACCTATATCGAAAATAGTGGACAGTTCGTGTGCACCGGCGCACTCGTAAACAACTCGGCGTACGACGCGCGGCCTTTCTTTCTCACCGCAGAGCATTGCATTTCCACGCCGAATACGGCGGTGACAGCCGTGTTCTACTGGAATTACGAAAACTCGACCTGCCGCACTCCAGGCAGCACCGAGAGCGGAAACGAGTCGGATGACAGCCGACAGGAGGAGACCAGCAGCGGCGCGATCATGCGAGCGAGAGCCGGCAATGTGCACAGCCTCGGCACGATCTTCGACGGTCCAGACCTGGTTCTTCTTGAACTCGACGACCCTGCCGATCTGTCGACATTTGGCGTGTACTACAGCGGATGGGACGCATCGGGAGATCCGCCGCAGCAGGCCGTGTCGATCCATCACCCACGCGGCGATGCGAAGCGGATCTCCTTCGACCTGGATCCGCTCCAGCGAACAGCGTACTTCGGATCCACCGAAGACGCCTCGGGCACGCACTGGAAAGTTGGAGCGTGGGATCTCGGAACCACTGAAGTCGGATCATCGGGGTCTCCCCTCTTCGGTGAAAACAAGCGGATCGTCGGGGTCTTGTCGGGGGGAGACGCTGCGTGCGCGGCCGAAGGAGGGGCCGATGACAACAACGAACCGGACTGGTACGGCGCTCTTGCTGCCGGATTCGACGAGACGAGCTTCGGCCACATGACGTTCAGGGAGTGGCTCGATCCGCTGGGCACGGGTACGCTCACGCTGGACGGCGAGTACCTTGATCAGATTCCGGTCGAATTGATCTCTCTCACTGCGACGGGCGGTACAAACGCCGTCACCGTCGAATGGGAAACGGCATCGGAGACGCAGATAACGGGCTTTCGGATCGTATTAACGGGAGACGCACCATCGCATCGACATACGTCGGAGATTATCACCGCACGCGGAGCGCCCAACGCCAGAGCAAGCTACCGACATACGATCAGCAATCTGGCACCCGGCCCGTACCACGTGCGACTCGCTGAAATCACCGTTGACGGTGCCGAGAAAACCATCGGTACGACGCAGGCCACCGTCGGCATGACGGAACGCGTTGCACTGACGCTTCCTTCTCCCCATCCGATTCGATCGCACGGGCGGGTTTACCTCACGGTTCGTAGCGCCCAATCCGTGCAGGTGGATCTCTTCGACGTCCTCGGGCGCCGGGTCGCGCGCCTGCACGACGGACCGATTGCACGGCTCCGCCCGCTTTCGATCGAACTGGATGCGTCCGAACTCGGTGCCGGAACGTATCTGCTTCGTGCACACGGCGAGCGTGGGTCGGCGACCCAACGCGTTGTCATTCTCCCCTAG
- a CDS encoding TonB-dependent receptor, with protein sequence MRGSRKTGYAPLVAIFVAVVLAVSSLLSPQALAQRGPEPVVLRGFVRDADTGRPLSGANVVLLDSTKIVKAVASSSDGFYQIYGPAPAEYTLRVSFVGYETDRRPVTLEPGMQTVEINLAARNEALDGVTVEARRKVETAQAGLKEILPADLQTIPMPGPGSDLAGYLRSLPSVATLGDRGGRLYVRGGTPSQNLILVDGIPIYKPFHIIGFYSAFPSELVASADFYAGGFGAEYRNTLSSVLDVNLRPGNLKSFEGGVSGSPFAASARAEGPIVNGSSSFLVHARQSVIEPVGPTLLGEDTPYRFYDVTARLFTQSENSQCSVTGIRTYDRGAINPARDARFKWANTSAGVRCLTFGSRSPQIVDVSFGTARFTNEISNTEGSDRSATTWVLRTDLKMEQEFGWGTTSGGFSVDVNRFKYGFQEPFVGVDADDEFLLKLGGFVGAGIDIGDAVTVSPSIGTELPVGWSNLTIEPRLRASWQPGNSDRMKLSVAGGLYRQLSDAVVDERDAGSSFLAWVADPQSRPPQAIHAMAGWSQQLTDALRVNIEGYYKTMQDLPVAKWTPQPIFNTSLAPADAEAYGGSVVVEYKQGWLDLSANYGLSKVVYSAATDDLGAWTGGTVETYTPPHDQRHRVGLRAAADVLGGTASLRWQFSTGRPFTQSYGSDAFLEILGIRDLPEETFGRPRLLYSETYGGRLPSYHRLDASFERPFQIRPGMELTLEAGAINAYDRNNVFYFDLFLEERVDQLPVVPYLGLEISFQ encoded by the coding sequence ATGCGTGGTTCGAGAAAAACAGGCTATGCTCCCCTTGTAGCGATTTTTGTGGCGGTCGTCCTCGCTGTGTCGTCCCTCCTCTCGCCGCAGGCCCTCGCCCAACGCGGTCCCGAGCCCGTCGTCCTGCGCGGATTTGTACGAGATGCAGATACCGGGCGGCCGCTCTCCGGAGCGAACGTTGTCCTGCTTGATTCGACGAAGATCGTGAAAGCGGTCGCATCGTCCAGCGACGGTTTCTATCAGATCTACGGCCCGGCTCCCGCGGAGTACACTCTTCGCGTCAGCTTTGTCGGCTACGAAACGGATCGGCGCCCGGTTACGCTGGAACCCGGGATGCAGACGGTCGAGATCAACCTTGCGGCCCGGAATGAGGCCCTCGACGGCGTCACCGTGGAAGCGCGTCGCAAGGTCGAAACCGCTCAAGCTGGACTGAAGGAGATCCTGCCGGCGGATCTGCAAACGATCCCCATGCCAGGGCCGGGAAGCGACTTGGCCGGCTACCTCCGGTCGCTTCCCAGCGTTGCCACGCTCGGGGATCGCGGCGGACGACTCTACGTGCGAGGCGGCACACCGTCGCAAAACCTCATTCTTGTGGACGGCATTCCGATCTACAAACCCTTCCACATTATCGGATTCTACTCCGCGTTTCCGTCCGAACTCGTGGCGAGCGCCGATTTCTACGCCGGTGGTTTTGGTGCTGAATACCGTAATACACTTTCCTCAGTGCTGGATGTAAACCTGCGTCCAGGTAATCTGAAGTCGTTCGAGGGCGGCGTCTCGGGAAGCCCGTTTGCGGCATCGGCACGCGCCGAAGGCCCGATTGTCAACGGCTCAAGTTCGTTTCTCGTCCACGCTCGGCAGTCCGTCATCGAGCCCGTCGGCCCCACCCTCCTCGGGGAAGACACACCCTACCGGTTTTATGACGTGACGGCCCGGCTCTTCACGCAGAGCGAAAACAGTCAGTGCAGTGTGACCGGCATTCGTACGTATGACCGGGGTGCCATCAATCCCGCCCGAGATGCACGGTTCAAATGGGCGAATACCTCAGCCGGGGTTCGCTGCCTTACGTTCGGATCCCGCTCACCGCAGATCGTGGATGTCAGCTTTGGCACCGCGCGCTTTACCAACGAGATCTCGAACACCGAGGGCTCCGACCGTAGCGCCACCACATGGGTGCTACGGACCGATCTCAAAATGGAGCAAGAGTTCGGCTGGGGCACGACGTCCGGAGGCTTCAGCGTTGATGTCAATCGTTTCAAGTATGGGTTTCAGGAGCCATTCGTCGGCGTAGATGCAGACGACGAGTTCCTTCTGAAGCTCGGCGGCTTCGTCGGTGCCGGTATCGATATTGGCGACGCGGTGACGGTCTCACCGTCCATTGGAACCGAACTCCCCGTCGGATGGAGCAACCTCACCATCGAGCCCCGCCTGCGCGCCTCCTGGCAGCCAGGCAACTCCGACCGAATGAAACTGTCCGTCGCCGGCGGACTCTATCGGCAGCTCTCAGATGCCGTCGTAGACGAGCGGGACGCCGGGTCGTCGTTTCTCGCGTGGGTAGCCGATCCGCAGTCGCGTCCCCCTCAGGCGATCCATGCCATGGCGGGCTGGAGCCAGCAGCTGACGGATGCCCTCCGCGTCAACATCGAGGGCTACTACAAAACGATGCAGGACCTCCCCGTCGCGAAATGGACGCCGCAGCCGATCTTTAATACAAGCCTCGCCCCCGCCGATGCGGAGGCGTACGGTGGTAGCGTCGTCGTAGAATACAAACAAGGATGGCTCGACCTTTCGGCTAACTACGGGCTTAGCAAGGTGGTCTACTCAGCCGCGACGGACGATCTCGGCGCATGGACCGGTGGCACCGTCGAAACCTACACTCCACCGCATGACCAGCGGCACCGAGTTGGTCTTCGGGCCGCGGCCGATGTCCTGGGCGGTACAGCGAGCCTGCGCTGGCAATTCTCGACCGGTCGGCCATTCACGCAGTCGTACGGCTCCGACGCCTTTCTGGAGATCCTCGGTATTCGCGACCTTCCGGAAGAAACATTCGGCCGCCCGCGCCTCCTCTACAGCGAGACTTACGGCGGACGCCTTCCATCCTACCATCGACTCGACGCGTCCTTTGAGCGGCCCTTTCAGATTCGACCCGGCATGGAGCTAACGCTCGAAGCCGGTGCCATCAATGCATACGACCGCAATAACGTCTTTTATTTCGACCTCTTCCTCGAGGAGCGTGTGGACCAGCTTCCCGTCGTTCCCTACCTGGGGCTCGAGATCAGTTTTCAGTGA
- a CDS encoding DUF4864 domain-containing protein, whose amino-acid sequence MPSVAPDSLPGPSPSLTPVEVVQTQVEALKQNNAPFEGAGVETAYRFASPKSRAETGQLTQFRALFASAPYGPMLDHITAEYSEPQVTGDIARVGVIVITETGDRVSYLFQLERQSYPPYEDCWMTDAVVPVKKEDRTSVGT is encoded by the coding sequence ATGCCATCCGTTGCACCGGACTCTCTTCCCGGACCATCACCTTCTCTGACCCCAGTCGAGGTTGTGCAGACGCAGGTCGAGGCGCTGAAGCAAAACAATGCTCCATTCGAAGGAGCGGGCGTTGAAACGGCGTACCGTTTTGCATCGCCGAAAAGCCGAGCGGAAACCGGTCAATTAACGCAATTCCGGGCGCTCTTCGCCTCGGCGCCATACGGACCCATGCTCGACCATATCACGGCCGAATACAGCGAGCCGCAGGTGACGGGGGATATCGCGCGCGTCGGGGTCATTGTCATCACCGAGACCGGTGACCGTGTCAGTTACCTGTTCCAGCTGGAGCGGCAGAGCTATCCGCCGTACGAGGATTGCTGGATGACGGATGCAGTCGTGCCCGTCAAGAAGGAGGACCGAACGTCCGTGGGAACGTAA